A window of Nocardia arthritidis genomic DNA:
GGGATCGTAATCCCGTGAGCGGGCCGCACTGGATACCGAACCCGCAAGGGCGGCAAACGAATTGACCCGCACCGACTGGGATCCGGTCTCGAAGCAGCTGTTCGAATCCGGGGCGGCGCGCCTGCGCCCGTCACGTGCGTAGCCGTGCCGAGACAGGGTAAGCGCGAGGCAGGAGGTACAACACAATGATTGCACTGCTACTCGTTTTACTGCTCGCGCTGATCCTCTTCGGTGCGGGCTTCGCACTCAAGGCACTGTGGTGGGTCGCCATCGCCGTCCTGGTGATCTGGGCGCTCGGCTTCGTCTTCCGCAGCGCGGGTG
This region includes:
- a CDS encoding hydrophobic protein translates to MIALLLVLLLALILFGAGFALKALWWVAIAVLVIWALGFVFRSAGANGGGGRWYRW